GAGGCGGCCCCAGCGGCCTCTGACCGGGCTTCCAGCCACGCAGGCCGCCACCGGCCACAGGGCAGGTGGGTGTGAGGTGCCCAGGGCAAGCTGAGCATGGGCTGGACAGAGGACGGGGAACAGAGATCAGCAGGTGCTGACCACGTAGAGAAATTTACCAGCCCTCCAGAGGGGTGAATAAACAGAAGGCAGGAGACTTATGTTggaagcccacccacagtgacagctTACGCTGTATCTCAGCTCGCCCTTGGGGTTCCCCATGGCCTCCACATGCCACCCAGGCACCCCTCTCTAGCATGGGGCTCCCTCCCTTGCTATGTCCCCTCCCATTTTCTTCCTGCTGTATGAATGCTGTGGCTACTGAACAAACCCTAGGGGCAGCAGAGAGTGTTACAGCAGGCAGAACTGGGAGAGCTCATGAGGGTCAGAACCACTTCTTAAGAATCAGGAGTTTGTTATTTAACAAAGGTGGGACTCAGGGTGAACAGACCACTGCCCAGAAACCACACAGCTCCTAGAGACAGGCCCTTTGGTGCTCCTCCCACAGAGAtgtctatctctgccttctcaggtAGAAGGAGTTCTTTGTCCCCTAGACAGAGATATGGAGGATTGGCAATATAGGAGACTGGGGCTGAAGTTGGGGGTAGGATGGTGGGGATCAGGGAGGACCCTGCAGGCAGTGCCCACCTGCCAGCCTGTCCCAGCCCTGCCCTCTGATTAAAGTCGTGTTGTCTCCTAAGTGTGGGTTTCTAGGTCCTTGGCCAcagtggtgggggcgggggagccaCAGGCTGCTTGGGCTCAGCAGGCTGGGTCCCTGGTTATAGGCGGCTGGTAACTGTGGGGCTTCCTTGGCTTCACCGCAGATCCACTTTGGAATGACGCGGTTCCCACCCCGCCACCTCTCCCCGCAAAACACTGACCCGCTGACCAGGCAGCCAAGAGCTGAGCCGATGGCCCCGCCTCAGCTGGTCCTGTTTGTGAAATAAATATGAGCGTTGCCAGTCTCTGGAcctcttccctgctccctgcccgCCCGGCCAGGCCGCTCACACGCTGGTTTCCGGGGTATGAACCACCTCCCCGTTTTTCTCAGGCTCTGCCTTCAGGAAGTGCTCCACCTCCCTCGAGTCCACCCTCACGTCCACAGGGGGCTTGTGGAGCTTCTCCTCCTCTGAGGCCACCTCCTCAGGCTTTGTCACCTCGGGCCTCTTCCTCTTCCCGATGCAGAAGAAGTTGCCCAGCAGCAGCACAAGGGAGGAGGTGAGCACCTCAGCCCCCGCCAGGATGAACACATACTTGTAAACTTTCGTTGCGTCCAGCAGCTTGCCTGCAAAGAAGACCCAGGTCAGGTCACTAAAAGCTGCAGGGAGTGCCCTGCCTCCACCCTGGGCCAGGGCTCCATCTCCTGGCATTGAGGAAGTGCCTCAGACATGCAGTCACCCTGTCTGTTGAACTCCGTCCCCAGTGGCACCCACCCAgccctctccagtctcctcttcattctcctccccATGGGAGCAAAGGCTGAATCAAAAAGGATAGATAGAAGTAGCCTTGAGGGTTCGCGAACACACACCCACCCCTCTTCCCAGTCATGGACTGGAACCCCTAGAAAGAGACATGGCTTAACAAGGCCCTTTGTATCTAGTAACTGAGGACCCCAAGACCATTCTGGGAGAAAGAAGGAACCAGAGGGTACAAGGAGATCAGATAGGGCTATAGAGTCCCAAGTCCAGGATGGCTAGGCTTCCCTCTCCTGCCAAAACCACTCTAAATTTCAATGGAGTGGGTTTTCTTTGGCTggcctttaaaaagtaaaaggaccAAAGTAACAAGCATTGCCCCATTCCCTTGAAAGCTGCCCGTGTGGTGTTCAGACGCCCGAGGGAACAGCCAGGCCCTGTGTGTGGAGGTGTCGAGTGTACGCCTGTCCTGGCTCAGGGCCAGCATTTAACTGCTGACATCTGCTGGCCCCAGTCTTCTAAAGCAGGGAGGCCAGGCCTTGCCCTGTCCTAGTCTCTCCTGCCAGCAGCACTCACCTCCTGACGGGGGTCCGATGAGCACAGCCACAGCCTCTAACAGCAGCACGAGACCAATGGCACTGGAGAACTTTTGAGTGCCCACGATAGCCATGAGCACCTCAAACTGTAGCGCTCCCACCATGCCATACGAGATGCCAAAGAAGATGCAAAAGACCACCAGGCCACCGTAGTCACTGGCCGTGGAGCCTGTCAGGTCAGTGAAGCCATTGAAGAACATGGCAAAGCTGAAGAGGTAGACAGAGTAGGGCCGCACCTTCTTGAGCCCTGTTATGAAACCAGCCGTGGGCCTGGCAAAGATGTCGATGAAGCCCAGGATGGTGAGAAGGAAGGCGGCCTTTGTGTCAGGCACACCCATATCCTTAGCATAGCTCACCACAAAGACCGGAGGCACAAAGAGCCCCAGCACCATGATTGAGGCAGCCACAGCATAAATGAGGAAGCCACGGTCTCGGAAGACACTCAGGTCTAGCAGGCGCGGAGACGGCCGCTGGGGCCCCTGGGGCTCAGCCCCTCCACTCGCCTGGGGTGCTACCAGTGGTCTCATGAGTGCAGCACACACGCAGCAGTTGAGCAGCAGGCCCCCCAGGATGAGGAAGCCACCCCGCCAGCCATAGTGGTCCTGCAGCAGCTGCCCCAGTGGAGACAGTGCACAAAGGAACACGGGACTGCCCGCTGCTGCCAGCCCATTGGCCATAGGGCGGCGCTTGTTGAAGTATCGATTGAGCATGATGAGGGAGGGCTGGAAGTTGAGAGCCAGACCCAAGCCTGTAAGAGAGGGGACAGTATAAGATCCCCAGACCTCCAGGGAGGACGCGGTTAAAGCCCATGGCTGACCGAGATTCGCAGGGAAGGCAGTGTGAGACCTCATGATCAGATGTCCAAGCAAGGCAGCTTAGACCCCAGACCTTTGTCCATGCCCCAGCGTCCCTGGACGTGGGCTCCATTGCAGATGACGATGAGCATCCAATGGGCCTCAACGTACAGGAcctcagccattggccactgcTCCCCAGCAGAACTGTACTCACTGCTCCCATAGACGATTGTGGATGGGAGGGAAGGATACAGCCCAGGGGCCCAATAGTCCTCAACCTtcccccaaaactcagaatagaTGAGCAGAAGTGTCCATCTTTCCTGACACACTAAGGTCCTCAGGTCCCTCCAGACTCACCAGTGATGACCCCTGTGGTGAGGTAGATCTGGGTAATGCTTCTGCAGAAGGATGCAGCCACCATCCCCAGGGACGCAAAGAGGCCACCCACAAGCATGACGGGCCGGCAGCCAAAGCGGTTCACACACATACTGCAGAGTGGGCCTGTGTGAAGAAGATGGGTAGCTGAGGGCAGGCCCAGGCCTCCAGCTTGGCTCTGCCCTCTCCCTGCCCAGCAGAATATGTCAGGCCCTCAGCCTATCAGGTGTGCTGGGCACGGGGGGCCAGGTTCTTAGTGTGGGTCACTCATGGTCACTCAGCTTCTCACATAAGCAGGTCAGCAAGCATCAACCATCTTCGAAGGAACTGCTTGTGGAGCCTGACCACTGGGAGTATCGACACAGCCTTAGAGAACCAATAGCTTCCTGTCAAGTTTACCTACTCACAGATTTAACCAACTCCCCTGCTCCCTGTGGACCCCCACCTCACCTGTGCCATACAGCATAGCCAGCAGGATGGAGGAGATCCAAGCTGTGTCGCTGTAGCCAATCCCAAACTCATGCATGAGCTCCTTGAAAAAAACACTGACCGCTTTGGGGAAGGCATAGGAGAAGCCCGTGATGATGAAACAGCCAAAGAGGAcggcccagccccagcccccatcGGGGGCCTTGATGCCGGTGGGACCCTCGTCCACCACAGCTCCTCCCATGGCCAGGAGGGCTGGTTTCACCTGAGGGAAAAGAAATGTGGATGACTCAGGTTGCCAGGGTGCGCCATTCCCGCCACAGCCAAGCAGAGGAGGgtagggacagagacagacaaggcaCCTGGAGAGTTGCCGGAATTAGCAACTGACTGCTCCAGCAGCAGCTCAGCCACGGGCAGCCTGCTCGGGGCTCCCACCCCTGGTGACCCTTAACTGGTACCTTGGAAAGCTGTTTAGACCCCTCATTCAGTTGCGTATCCCCACACTGTGGTTATGAAGTACAGGGACTCTGGGCTCAAGCAGGATTCTACATTACTTCCTGGGAAGCGCAGACCCAAAGAAGTCAGCCTAGTGGGCATCTTCTGAACTTGTGCTAGGCATAAGCATTGCCCTCAGAGTAACCTGTACTTCCTGTCTCTTTTTAGGGCACACTCATGAATCCATGTCTAGGATGGGTATCCAGCACCCCTAGGTGGACCCCCTAGGTCTAAGTAGGGTCAGCCCTGCCTTGCTCTCCTGCCCCTGAGGAGCTATGCTGCATCCTTGCCCAGTCTGGTCCCACTGGCTGGCTGGGAGGACATGTCTCtagagcagaggcagatgatGAAGCAGGCTGTGGCATCTGAGGGGGCTTGTTTCCCAGTTCCCCCGAGTAGATCTTAGTAGCTGTAATTCTGCCTGGAACAATCTGTGACACTGGCTTTTGGGAAAAGCTAAAGATCCTGATGGATTCTGGGAAGGCTTAGGATTAAGGGGTAAAACAGTGAGCTGTGGCAGCAGCTCATATCCCGATCTGTGGGAACGGGCTGACCCAGACCCTGCACCCATCCAGCGCTAACTTCCCCTTTCATGAATTTCAGGGCCTTATTGATTGTGAGACAAAGCAAGTCCGAAAGCTAGGACCAAGCTTCTGTTTGGCTATCGTACCCCAGTCAGTATTCTCCTAATCCCAGGGGTTAGCCTCATCCCCTGTCTCACCAAGAATTGAGCTGCAGCGAGGGAGGCCTCTGACCTGAGTATTCAGTCCAGCCTACTGGTCTCTCTGCAGATGGTGTGCTGCCAAACAGTACCCTGGGGAGAAAAATCAAGccatgatgcatatgtatataaggGCAGCTAGCACCGGAATGTAAACTCCTGACCAGGTGGCTTTCCCACCTTGGCTGCTCATCCTGGGATGGCTGAGCGTGGAACTCTGGGCTccagccctgcccctgcccctgcccctttgCTGGCTTTCTCCTGTGAGCAGTTCCGTGGACTGGGGCACAGATGTGCTAAACTGTCCTAGGAAGCCCAGTGTGACTCTCTGTTCAGGTTTCCCTGAGGTTCAGAGACAACACACAGCTGTGCTGGGAATGCACACCAGTCTTCGAAGGCCGCACCCCACATCTCACCATCTGACTGTGGCCCAACCTGAGCACCCCCTCCCAAGACTCACTGACAGGATATGCTCAGTGGGAGCCCCAAGTGAGGCCCAGACACCTCTTATCCATTAGCCCTGAGTTTAAAAGGCCCTTAAGGGAATCTTTAAAAACTGGAGTGGTACATTCTGGGAATATGTGATTTAGAGAGGAGACCAAAAGACAGGGAGCATGAGGAGCACCCCAGGCACACAATGTAAGGAAGAGAGAGGACGGGGGGAGGGGGCGGTGCAGATTGTGGATTTACAGAAAGAAGTTTCTTGCCTTttttgtccgtgtgtgtgtgtgtgtgtgtgtgtgtgtgtgtgtgtgtgtgtgtgtgtgtgtgtgtgtgtgtgtgtgtgtgtgtgtgtgtgtgtgtgtgtgtgtgtgtgtgtgtgtgtgtagacagtaTTTCACTAGCCCTAGATGGCCTTGAACTGTCCTGACTCTtaactcctaagtgctgggagtaaTTCTGATGcactctttaaaataaatccaGAGTGGGCAAGATGGATCAATGGGTAAAGACACCTTCTACTGAGactgacaacctgggttcaatctccatgACCTGCATGATGGAAGACGAGAACAGACCCCCGCAGgatgtcctctgccctccacaagcaatgccacacacacacaggcacatacgtTCCTGTGCCTACacccccctgcccccgcccctccaatgttcacaaaataaattaagatgtaccaaaaaaaacaaaacaaaacaaaaaccaacaaaacccagtTTCCACATGAAgccaaaaaagaaagcatcccCAAAACCAGCAGTGAGCATCAGCCTAAGTCTGGGCACCTGAGGTTCCCCACAGAGGAGTTGGGGCTCCCAGGATCGTGCTTCTGGGCTCTTATCAGACACACCTAGCACTTGTCAAGGTACTAACAGGCCCAAGGTACTATCCCAGCCTTGTGAAGTCTCTTCTACCTTTGCTAGTTTATTATAAAGGTCGGCCCTCGATAGAGCTCTCACAGTATATAGGGGACAGAAATGGGGGACATAATTACCTGCTGTAGATGAGGTCCCCTCTGAACTAGGATCCTGGAGGGCAATGGGGGCCAAAAGAGTACCGGTTCTGGGACTTTTCTGTCCCATGGCTGCCATGTAAGGCTTACACAAGGAGGGCCACCTTCAGCGCCAAGAGGTGATGGCACGAAGACAGGAAGCTCCTCGCCAAGGCCCAGCACCAACGCTGTCCTTACCCAGCCCAGGCGCTAACTACCTTAATGGCACCTCACCAATGCCCACCCCAGCCTGTCACCAGAGACCTTGCAGAGGGAGACTTTGCCGGGAAATCATAATTCCCCAACCAGGGATGGAGTTTAAGCCTGCTATTTGGCCTGCTGTTTATCACCCAGGCCTGAACACATCCCAGTAGAGTAAAAAGGCTAGGATACCCAGCTTGCCTTGAGGATGAGGTCCACAGGGTAACAGCTCTAACCCTAGGGCTTCCCTGTCTACATCCATAGGGTCCCCACCTCCAACAGCATATCACATGAGCACACCCTAGCTCTGTGGCCTTTCAGTGACATTTACCCTGCCAGGGAAGCGCGTGAAGCAGCCCAGAAATAACTCAGCCTCCAGGTCACAGAAAACTGATATGGGGATGGGGGCTGGGTCAGAAGAGGCTCCGGGGTGCCCCTGAGGGCTGGTCACTAGAGGCCCTTGGAAAGCCTAACACCACTGGCTGTGGCCTATGACAGGAGTACACGGAAGTCCTTTGGTACAGCACTTTGCATTTGAGGGCCTGGACTTGCTGGGTCTTTGGACCAGTTCAAGGAAGACAGACCAGGTGTCCATTAAGTGCCTGTCACCCAGAGGAGCAACCAGCCTTGGTCCTGCCTTTGTGGTCAAAGGAGGCGACAGGAACTAAGGCAACTAGGTCCCTTGTGTTGCACTGCAGAACCCCAAAGCAGCCAGTTAAGGCTAACACCCAGTTTCTCAGAGTGGCGGGGGCAGGAGGTTGCTGAAAGACTcccaagttccctctctccctccctccccttaccATTGTACAAAAGGGAGGGGCGTAGCAGTGTGCCTCTCCTCTCTGAGCCCTAAGCCTTGAGCCCACCTGTGTGCAAAGGTATACCATCAAAAGGTCCCTAGGGGATTTTTCTGGAGAGGCCTCCATGGGCAGCAAAGGATGGGCCACAGCCTTGCCTGTCTCCCCATCCGGTCTCTACTGGCTTGCCCAGCCTCCAATGTGTGCCTGGCTCCCCTGCACGTTGTCCTGTCAGCTCACATCAACTTTTCAGGGATCAGTGGGATAGAAATACTGGCCTTGTTTGCCAAAATAGACACTGTTGCCCAGAGCCAACCACCACTCAACCTCAGCACTGAGATCCCCCCTCTTGTGAGGAACCTTGGCTGTCACAAAATGGGGCAGCCCTAGGGACCCGATCCAGCTTACTGCCAGAGACCCTTCTATGCAAAGTTCCACCAAGACTTGCTGAGCATTGAACGGGCCACCCCTCCACAAGTGTATCTTAGAAGCCCTCAATTCCCATGCAGTCCTCTTCCCTAAAGCTAGGATCTGACGCTAAAGCTAAAGGGAGTCTCGGAAGTCAAATGCGCCCCCCAACTCCCATCACTGTCTGGCAAGGAGATAGGTCTGGAGATGGCTGAAGTCGGGCGGTAACCGACTGGAAGTAGTGGTCCAGTCGACCTGGGCGGGGTTCAGTGGGTCGGGCTAGGGTCGGGAAGGGAAGGAAGCTCCGCCCAAGCGGCCTAGGTACGTGGGGGACGTGACCGCGCCAAGGGAGGAGCCGCCGCCGTATTGCCTGGAGTAGGCGGCCCTTCCCGGCTTCTACCGTACTTGCAGCACACGGCGCCACATGCCCTGAGAAAAGCTACACCTCACCCGCAGATTCGCTTGCAAGGCGGACCAGTTCATAATGCCCTTCACAGAAACGAGCGAGGTCGCGCGACTGAACCTCTGGGATGTTTAGATGAGCTGCGGGTCTCAGCTACTTCATGAATCCATCTGCCCCCTCATGGCCCATTCCACTGATGGGAACAACGGCCAGAAATCCGCTCTGACCGCTAGGGCGGTCTCCATTCCTGACCTGTCCCTAACCCTGAGCCAGTGCTCAGTGCCAGTGCCAGGTGGACCAAGGCCTGGTCCAGAGACGTCTCCAATTGCTTAGCACCACCATCCACAAAGTCCCGCACGGGGCCCCAAGGAGCCGTCTGCTTTTGGCCCTCACCAGCCCTCCCCTTTCTGACCAGCTCACTGCAGGACTGACCCCTAGAGTCCCCGAACACCGGCATATTCTGAGATATCAGAAAGCAGCCCCTTCCACATTACTTTTTGATGGTTCTAGGACCGAGTGTGCTTTCTCCTTGCTGCCCCTCCAAATTTAGGCGTCCAAGCAGTGAGATCGTTTTTTATGGGGAGCAAGTCCTGCCCAAGGTCACTGGTGATCTAAGTCCGTCTTGGAACCAAATCACTGGTTATTCAAGGTTTTGTTGGCACCACAATGTCCTCGTCAAGAAGAGGCCACACGTACCGTGGTAGTGTCATCAGTGCCCCTTTGCCCAACATCCTAGCTGTGTACGAGTAGTCACTACTCATCCTGAGTGAGTCTCCACACTTTTGGGACTGTCCTCATTCCTCAACACCGACAGACCCAGCACCCACTGGACACCAGCCAACTTTTGGGCCTGTTGAATGATGCTAGAAACTCTCGGGGATAACCTGCTCCCGACTGAATCCACCCCCAGCTTTGGAAGAAGCTAATGAGCCCATATTGTATGGGGGGAGCCTTGCCGTCTACTGTCTCTCAGACCAACCTGTTGCCCTGACTCAGTTATTCACAGAAAGCGTTCCTGTCCGCCTGGACCCTGCTGCCCCTCCTTACTTGTAACCCAGACTCCAAGCACTCTCAGCTGTCCAGAGTTAACGGCGTTCCTTGCACTGTTGACTGGaccagcatccaggcaggcgccTAGTCTTTTCAGGTAAGAAAACTGAGGCCGTGTGCCTGGTTTTCCTACGGGATGAAGATAAAGCAAACCAAGACCATTCTGGAGGGAAACCCCACTTTCATGTGCCTAGTTCTGGCTAATAGTGGTGGCTGGGTGAGGGTTAATGAGTTTAAGACGGTAGTAAAGGTAAAGAGACGAAAGAAAGAGACCCGAGGGCATTCCTCCCCCAATCTGGAACCATTCCGAAGCGCAcgtgtccctctctctctctcactcactgagCGGCCTGCAGACGCCCGCTTGAGATTCGGGGTTCCAAGAAGGTTGTAGCATTCCTACCAAATATAGCCCAGGCTCCTCGGCCGTCCGGCCACCCTCCAACCCTCTTGGGCCGAGTTATTTATACCCTGGACGTTTGGTCGCCCAGGGCAGCTGCCTCCTGGATGAAATCCAGCCCCCGAGGGCTACCGGATGGATAGAAAGGCTTCTACGAGGGCAGGGGAGCAGGATGCAATCGCGCGACTGACTGCTCAGGGCCCTTTGGTGGAGCCACAGTGGTGAGAGGGTTCTCCAAGTCAAGAGAGAACGGGGCTGGAGAACCAGGAGGGGAGAGGATCAGGGACCGGGAGCTCCAGGTCCGGACCCCGCACCTGATGATCGAAGGCCCCAAACCTTAGACGACTGGAGGAAGGGTCCCTGTCTCGCTCCGCGCGCCAAGCATCCCGCCGCGCCTACCTGTTAGGGCCAGCCGCTGTGTCCGCCTCTGCCCGCCTCGGCTGCCGGGCGCCGCGCCGGGGGCGACTTTAAGTGCTCTCATCCGTCGCGCGGCACGTCCCCCGCGCACGTCACCGCTGCCTGGCGCcgcccctgccctccccacccggACCCCGCGCCGCTGCCGGAGGGGGCGCCCTGGCCGCTGCGCCCCGACGGCGCGGACACTGCCATTATCCACTTAACGGGGAGACCAGGCCGGTACTCGCTCTATCCGCGTCCAGGGCGCGGACCCCACCCAACGCGGACGTTCTCACTGTTCTCTTCCGCGCCCTCGGACCGGGGCTGTTCACCTCGGCACCCCATTCTGCCTTCCATTTATCCCCTCCCAAGGCTGTGGGCTCCTTCTATGATTCTGGCAAGAGAGTGGCAATGTCCTCACTATCTCTGAGACAGGGCCCTTTGCTCTCTAGGTCCTGGCCTGCCGGCCTCCGCCTTCTGCCGGGTGGCACACGCCCCCACCGCACCCCTGCACCCTGGgctcctgctgcctgcctctgctctgggtCTGTAGGGCCTACTTCGGACTTTTCGCCCCATCCAAACCACCATACCCTGCGTGCCTAATCCTGGGCTATGGCAGCTGTCTCCCTTGGTTGGGAAGCAAGACCTAGGCACCTTGGACTGACTGGGGATCTTGGGCAAGGCTGTCAACCTCCTGAACTTCCGTTTTCCCCTGTGGTCGGGGGCCCTGCAACAAAGCCAGATACAGGCACTGACACAGACCTGCTCTGTCATCCTTCATCTCTTATAGAAGTGATTTTCGGAGGGGGGGGGTGTCTGCCCCACTCTAGCCTGTatagctccggggggggggggaaccagACATAGAACCTGGTGTTTTTATTAACAAGCTGTAAGTTTAAACCGGGCAGGTTCTGAGACTATTATAACATCCTAGCCATAGGCGCCGTGTTGCTTGCCAACTAAGTCTTGCTGTGTTTGCTCTGCCCCATGTGTGTCCTCAGAGCGATTTTCTCTTGGCCACATGATCATGGTCCATCCTCGCGGTCCATCCAACCTCATGGcaacctcctccttcctctacctttttccttctcctggtCCCTGggggagagaaaacacacacacacacacacacacacacacacacacacacacacacacacacctctcaagtttcaccttcctctctctcttgcccagtcacaggctctaGACTTTTATTATCTAATCAGAGTTTATTGGGGGAACATTCTTTACGGCACATTGATCAATACGCTGCCCATGTCCAGACTGCAACCTGATCTGGGGgcacagaactcagcatctgaatacacagagcCCAAGACCAATCCCAACATAGTCCCAGCCCTGCACAGGAGGACAGCACAGCCGCTTTCTAGCCTGCTCCACAAATGCTGACTGCCTGGAAAGCAACAGGGTTGGGAGGAAGCAGAGCCATTCTTCTGAGCAGGGAGAGTTCTTCCAGGTCCTATGAGGGGTGCGGCATCAACCCCATTTTTCTTATCCACACAATGGAAATAACTGGGCACTTCGGTTTGAGGAGGCATCAGGGAGCATCACCTTTGGTGGACAGGGTCCAGGACCCTTATCCCTGAGCACCCAGTGTGGGATAAAGGAACACTCCATCTCACTTCTACTGCAGCTCCTAAATGACCCCAGGTCCCCTAAAGCTAGGAAGTTTTGATAATAACTCAACTTTAGACAAAGATCTCAATACAGCCAGAACAGGAAAGGGTGATCTCCGAGTCCAAAAGGTCACAGCTGCCCACTTTTTTGActgtggcaatgggggagggggaagggaaggggaacgGGGGACCATGGGCATTAGCTGTGGCTCCACAGCCTACCATCCTGAGTCCTTGCCTATCGAGATGCCCAGCCTGGTAAGGTCAGCCTGTGCTTTCAGGCCTTCACTCCCCAATGACCCTCCATGAAGAGTCATTCAGAGTCTGACCTCCACCCCAATGACCCTCCATGAAGAGTCATTCAGAGTCTGACCTCCACCCCTGCCTAGGATCTGATTATTATTCAAAAGGCGCTTCAGAAACTATTTGCATGAGGACCCCCATGGCTTCCAACAAGTAGCATGGGGCTTGAGGGTGGCTTCAGTCTTCAGGGATGGAGACCTGTGACAGGTAGCTGA
The genomic region above belongs to Rattus rattus isolate New Zealand chromosome 9, Rrattus_CSIRO_v1, whole genome shotgun sequence and contains:
- the Slc16a3 gene encoding monocarboxylate transporter 4, translated to MGGAVVDEGPTGIKAPDGGWGWAVLFGCFIITGFSYAFPKAVSVFFKELMHEFGIGYSDTAWISSILLAMLYGTGPLCSMCVNRFGCRPVMLVGGLFASLGMVAASFCRSITQIYLTTGVITGLGLALNFQPSLIMLNRYFNKRRPMANGLAAAGSPVFLCALSPLGQLLQDHYGWRGGFLILGGLLLNCCVCAALMRPLVAPQASGGAEPQGPQRPSPRLLDLSVFRDRGFLIYAVAASIMVLGLFVPPVFVVSYAKDMGVPDTKAAFLLTILGFIDIFARPTAGFITGLKKVRPYSVYLFSFAMFFNGFTDLTGSTASDYGGLVVFCIFFGISYGMVGALQFEVLMAIVGTQKFSSAIGLVLLLEAVAVLIGPPSGGKLLDATKVYKYVFILAGAEVLTSSLVLLLGNFFCIGKRKRPEVTKPEEVASEEEKLHKPPVDVRVDSREVEHFLKAEPEKNGEVVHTPETSV